One segment of Candidatus Manganitrophus noduliformans DNA contains the following:
- a CDS encoding lmo0937 family membrane protein: MLWPILILLALWALGLTFNFAGGIIHFLLVVAAVLLLVQLLMEKKSTTGPPP, translated from the coding sequence ATGCTTTGGCCGATACTGATTCTGCTCGCCCTCTGGGCGCTGGGCCTCACGTTCAACTTCGCCGGGGGGATCATCCATTTCCTCCTGGTCGTGGCGGCCGTTTTACTCCTCGTTCAATTGTTAATGGAAAAAAAGAGCACCACCGGTCCGCCTCCATAA
- the treY gene encoding malto-oligosyltrehalose synthase, whose product MTFTPPFTEKTHLLPLSTYRLQLNSSFGFSDARRVLPALHTLGITDCYVSSYLKAVQGSLHGYDIVDPAALNPELGTEEEYRSFIEALRSHGMGQILDVVANHMGIGKSCNPWWMDLLENGPSSHYSSFFDIDWRPVKPELENKVLLPILGDLYGTVLENREIKLVYEEGGFFVTYYDHTLPIAPRSSVQILSHRLESLLGEERGADPHFQELQSIITALSYLPSRSEQEAQRVIERYREKEVIKKRIAVLVKESPAVAAFLEENLRQFNGTRGDPKSFDLLDRLLADQAYRLAYWRVAAEEINYRRFFDINELAAIRMENPIVFDKVHALIFRLLQEGAVTGLRIDHVDGLYDPGDYLRKLQEWARANLPSSESRERPLYLVVEKILNPGESLPEEWPVEGTTGYDFLNLVNGLFVDRDNERSFDYFYGRFTGGRISFEDLVYEKKKLMMEVSMASEINVLGHQLNLLSEKNRRSRDFTLNSLTHAIREIIACFPVYRTYVTDPEQTADRDRAYLNLAVARAKRRNPAVTELVFDFVRDLLLMKYPADCSEEDRQAHRRFVMKFQQTTSPVMAKGMEDTAFYIYHRLISLNEVGGHPGQFGIDTKTFHQWMRERQARQPHALSATATHDTKRGEDVRARINSLSEIPRAWQRAVTSWSGWNQSKKQFIEGKPAPDPNDEYLLYQTLLGAWPFETDPTADDGTFRRRIQSYMIKAIREAKVHTSWINPNRTYEEAVEAFIQALLERTGSNRFLELFLPFQERIAQYGVSNALSQLVIKIAAPGVPDFYQGTELWDFNLVDPDNRRPVDHRRRAALLEALSQAETGGRDILIQDLVKNRADGRIKLFVTRTGLQFRKANAALFQEGDYLPLQGYGEKRKHSIAFARRANGEEVIAVVPRLVARLLREAPALPIGKAVWEETGLVLSPGSERYGYQNIFTGEILHPTLSEGRPLLPLAQIFSTFPVALLKRIKTKEKRDFINSHPEP is encoded by the coding sequence ATGACGTTTACTCCACCTTTTACGGAAAAAACGCATCTTCTTCCTCTTTCCACCTACCGGCTTCAGCTTAATTCGTCTTTCGGATTCTCGGACGCCCGGCGCGTCCTTCCCGCCCTGCACACCCTCGGCATCACCGACTGCTACGTCTCCTCTTATCTCAAAGCGGTTCAAGGAAGCCTGCACGGCTACGATATCGTCGATCCGGCCGCGCTGAATCCGGAGCTGGGGACGGAGGAAGAATACCGCTCCTTTATCGAAGCGCTGCGATCGCACGGCATGGGCCAGATCCTGGATGTCGTCGCCAATCACATGGGAATCGGGAAATCGTGCAATCCGTGGTGGATGGATCTGCTCGAGAACGGACCGAGCTCTCACTACTCCTCTTTCTTCGATATCGACTGGCGGCCGGTCAAACCGGAATTGGAGAACAAAGTTCTCCTCCCGATATTGGGCGATCTGTACGGCACCGTCTTGGAGAACCGGGAGATCAAGCTGGTTTACGAAGAGGGGGGCTTTTTCGTCACCTATTACGATCACACCCTCCCGATCGCCCCCCGCTCCTCGGTCCAAATCTTATCGCATCGTCTCGAATCCCTCCTCGGGGAGGAGAGGGGAGCCGACCCTCACTTCCAGGAGCTGCAAAGCATCATCACCGCTTTGAGTTATCTCCCCTCGCGAAGCGAGCAAGAGGCGCAACGGGTGATCGAGCGCTATCGGGAAAAAGAGGTCATCAAAAAGCGAATCGCCGTTCTGGTGAAGGAGAGTCCGGCGGTCGCCGCCTTTTTGGAAGAGAATCTTCGGCAGTTCAACGGAACGCGCGGCGACCCGAAGAGCTTCGACCTGCTCGACCGCCTCCTCGCCGACCAGGCGTACCGGCTCGCCTACTGGCGCGTCGCCGCCGAGGAGATCAACTACCGCCGCTTCTTCGATATCAACGAGCTGGCGGCGATCCGGATGGAAAACCCGATCGTCTTCGACAAAGTCCACGCGCTGATCTTCCGGCTGTTGCAAGAGGGGGCGGTCACCGGTCTTCGGATCGATCATGTCGACGGCCTCTATGACCCCGGAGATTACCTGAGAAAGCTGCAGGAATGGGCCCGCGCAAACCTGCCCTCTTCAGAATCCCGCGAGCGGCCCCTCTACCTGGTCGTGGAGAAAATCCTCAACCCGGGAGAGTCCCTCCCCGAAGAGTGGCCCGTGGAAGGAACCACCGGCTATGATTTTCTCAATTTGGTGAACGGCCTCTTCGTCGACCGCGACAACGAGCGCTCCTTCGACTACTTCTACGGCCGGTTCACCGGCGGGCGGATCTCCTTCGAAGACCTCGTTTACGAGAAAAAAAAGCTGATGATGGAAGTGTCGATGGCGAGCGAGATCAATGTCCTCGGACATCAGTTGAATCTCCTTTCCGAAAAAAACCGCCGCTCCCGCGACTTCACTCTCAACAGCCTCACCCATGCGATCCGGGAAATCATCGCCTGCTTTCCCGTCTACCGGACCTATGTCACCGACCCGGAGCAGACGGCCGACCGGGACCGGGCCTATTTGAACCTGGCGGTGGCGCGGGCCAAACGGAGAAATCCCGCCGTCACCGAATTGGTCTTCGATTTTGTCAGAGACCTGCTCCTGATGAAATACCCGGCCGATTGCTCCGAAGAAGACCGGCAGGCGCATCGCCGGTTCGTGATGAAGTTCCAACAGACGACCAGCCCGGTGATGGCGAAGGGGATGGAGGACACCGCTTTCTACATCTACCATCGGCTGATCTCCTTGAATGAAGTCGGCGGGCATCCGGGGCAATTCGGAATCGACACGAAGACATTCCATCAATGGATGCGGGAGCGGCAGGCGCGCCAGCCGCATGCGCTTTCGGCGACCGCCACGCACGACACGAAACGGGGCGAAGATGTCCGGGCGCGAATCAATTCCCTCTCGGAAATTCCGCGGGCGTGGCAGCGCGCCGTGACGAGCTGGAGCGGGTGGAACCAGTCAAAGAAACAATTTATCGAAGGGAAGCCCGCGCCCGATCCGAACGACGAATATCTTCTCTATCAAACGCTCCTCGGGGCATGGCCGTTCGAAACCGACCCGACGGCCGACGACGGAACATTCCGCCGGCGGATTCAATCTTACATGATCAAGGCCATTCGTGAAGCGAAGGTCCACACCAGCTGGATCAATCCCAACCGAACGTATGAAGAGGCGGTCGAGGCGTTCATCCAGGCGCTGCTGGAACGAACGGGGTCAAATCGTTTTTTGGAGCTCTTCCTCCCCTTTCAGGAGAGGATCGCGCAATACGGCGTCTCCAACGCCCTCTCCCAATTGGTGATCAAGATCGCGGCCCCCGGGGTTCCCGATTTTTACCAGGGAACCGAGCTTTGGGACTTCAACCTGGTCGATCCCGACAACCGCCGCCCCGTGGATCACCGGCGCCGCGCCGCGCTGTTGGAAGCGTTGTCGCAGGCGGAAACCGGCGGGCGCGACATCCTGATTCAGGATCTGGTGAAAAACCGCGCCGACGGACGGATCAAGCTCTTCGTCACACGGACCGGCCTCCAGTTCCGAAAGGCAAACGCCGCGCTTTTTCAAGAGGGGGATTACCTGCCGCTGCAAGGATACGGGGAGAAACGAAAACATTCGATCGCCTTCGCCCGGAGGGCGAACGGGGAGGAGGTGATCGCCGTCGTCCCGCGCCTCGTGGCCCGTCTCCTCCGCGAAGCGCCCGCGCTGCCGATCGGGAAAGCGGTTTGGGAAGAAACCGGGCTTGTTCTTTCCCCGGGAAGCGAGCGCTACGGCTACCAAAACATTTTTACGGGAGAGATCCTCCATCCGACCCTCTCGGAGGGCCGGCCGCTCCTTCCGCTGGCGCAGATTTTCAGCACCTTTCCGGTCGCCCTCCTCAAGCGGATCAAGACGAAGGAGAAAAGAGATTTTATCAACAGCCATCCTGAGCCGTAG
- a CDS encoding MarR family winged helix-turn-helix transcriptional regulator yields MGKKTVSKKTAIAEIVQSFRKIFKAIHRYSEEVLKAFGVTGPQLWLLKTLRDEGGTSVGELSQKMYLHISTVSGIIDRLEKKGSVARKREAPDRRVVTVHLTPAGKRIVDKAPEPFQGKLLYSLENLSKEEVSEMHQALQKIVHLMELEQIEATFFFGEE; encoded by the coding sequence ATGGGAAAGAAAACGGTTTCAAAGAAAACGGCGATTGCGGAGATCGTCCAATCCTTCCGCAAAATCTTCAAAGCGATCCATCGCTATTCGGAGGAGGTTTTAAAAGCGTTCGGCGTGACCGGCCCGCAGCTCTGGCTGCTGAAAACACTCCGGGATGAAGGGGGCACGTCGGTCGGCGAGCTGAGTCAGAAGATGTATCTCCACATTTCCACGGTGTCGGGAATCATCGATCGTCTGGAAAAGAAAGGATCCGTCGCCCGAAAACGGGAAGCGCCGGATCGCCGGGTGGTGACGGTCCATTTGACCCCTGCCGGAAAACGGATCGTCGACAAAGCGCCCGAGCCCTTCCAGGGGAAGCTCCTCTACAGCCTTGAGAATCTTTCCAAGGAAGAAGTTTCGGAGATGCATCAAGCGCTTCAGAAGATCGTCCATTTGATGGAACTCGAACAGATAGAGGCCACGTTCTTCTTCGGCGAGGAGTAA
- a CDS encoding BON domain-containing protein has protein sequence METKIRAYIVAEPMLDKEAIRVEVEEGKVVLKGKVAREAQKEKAAEVAVRAGGDLPIENEIVVQG, from the coding sequence TTGGAGACGAAGATCCGCGCCTACATCGTTGCGGAGCCGATGCTCGATAAAGAGGCGATCAGAGTGGAGGTCGAGGAGGGGAAGGTCGTCCTGAAGGGGAAGGTCGCGCGGGAGGCGCAGAAGGAAAAGGCGGCCGAGGTCGCCGTCCGGGCGGGAGGGGATCTCCCGATCGAGAATGAGATCGTCGTTCAAGGGTAA
- a CDS encoding DUF5985 family protein has translation MAETVYFLSAITSLACALMLFRGYLRSQTRLLLWSSLCFVGLTLNNFLLYIDLVIIPDSADLSIWRSIAALAGLMLLIYGLIWDVA, from the coding sequence ATGGCCGAGACCGTTTACTTTCTCTCCGCAATCACCAGCCTGGCGTGCGCGCTGATGCTTTTCCGGGGGTATCTTCGAAGCCAAACACGGCTTTTACTCTGGAGCAGCCTTTGCTTTGTCGGATTGACGCTGAATAATTTCCTGCTTTATATCGATTTGGTCATCATCCCCGATTCCGCCGACCTTTCGATATGGCGGAGCATCGCCGCGCTGGCAGGGTTGATGCTGCTGATTTACGGTCTGATCTGGGATGTCGCATAA
- a CDS encoding mechanosensitive ion channel family protein has translation MENFIRLVGPNRAVEIFGVKLVGVNAENAKKLLFSLLFIALIVLVVRSLTKLARWWLHGRGKEQVEFWARQGIRLAAAVILILGLASIWFDDPGRLATALGLITAALAFALQKVVTAIAGYFVILRGKVFNVGDRIRMGGVRGDVLGLTFTQTTIMEMGQPPPVQGDEPAMWVQSRQYTGRVVTVSNAKIFEEPVFNYTREFPFLWEEMVVPITYDADRARAERILLDAAERHTVSIGEMGREALEEMKRRYFMKSADMRPKVYFRLTDNWLELTVRFIARDYGVRELKDAMSRDILKAFDEARIGVASATFEIVGLPPLRIQQLPSRAEETPGKKEAA, from the coding sequence TTGGAAAATTTTATCAGATTGGTGGGACCGAACCGGGCGGTCGAAATTTTTGGCGTGAAACTCGTCGGCGTCAATGCGGAAAACGCCAAGAAGCTTCTCTTCTCGCTCCTCTTCATCGCCCTGATCGTTCTGGTGGTTCGAAGCCTTACAAAGCTTGCCCGCTGGTGGCTGCATGGGCGGGGCAAAGAGCAGGTTGAGTTTTGGGCGCGGCAAGGAATCCGCCTCGCCGCGGCGGTGATCCTGATTCTGGGGCTCGCCTCGATTTGGTTCGACGATCCGGGCCGGCTCGCCACCGCCCTGGGGTTGATTACCGCGGCGCTTGCCTTCGCGCTGCAGAAGGTCGTCACCGCCATTGCCGGCTACTTCGTCATCCTGCGGGGGAAGGTCTTCAATGTCGGCGACCGGATCCGGATGGGAGGGGTCCGCGGAGACGTGCTGGGGCTGACCTTTACCCAGACGACGATCATGGAGATGGGCCAGCCGCCGCCGGTGCAGGGGGACGAGCCGGCGATGTGGGTCCAGAGCCGGCAGTATACGGGGCGGGTCGTCACCGTCAGCAACGCCAAGATCTTTGAAGAGCCGGTCTTCAACTACACCCGCGAATTCCCTTTTCTTTGGGAGGAGATGGTCGTGCCGATCACCTACGACGCCGACCGGGCCCGCGCCGAGCGGATCTTGCTCGACGCGGCGGAGCGCCACACCGTTTCGATCGGCGAGATGGGACGGGAGGCGCTGGAGGAGATGAAGCGGCGCTACTTCATGAAGTCGGCCGACATGCGGCCGAAGGTCTATTTTCGCTTGACCGACAACTGGCTGGAGCTGACGGTCCGGTTCATCGCCAGGGATTACGGCGTCCGGGAATTAAAGGATGCGATGAGCCGCGATATCCTCAAAGCGTTCGATGAGGCCCGAATCGGCGTCGCCTCCGCGACCTTCGAGATCGTCGGCCTGCCGCCGCTTCGCATTCAGCAGCTTCCCAGTCGCGCGGAGGAGACGCCGGGGAAGAAAGAGGCGGCCTGA
- a CDS encoding chloride channel protein → MHTGKEPIDDPPDRSPQEGKTGMPLHRRIILEQGTLLLSLLKWTALAAFVGALVGASTALFLTLLQRSIDFAGGYSYFFLLLPAALFLSSLLVQRFAPQAEGHGTEKVIWAIHKQEGRIDPRVVPIKLLATIITIASGGSAGKEGPCAQIGAGLASVFSNLIRLSPYDRKKLVICGIAGGFAGVFGTPIAGALFAVEVLFLGQLLYDVLYPSFVAGVVAYHVTTRLGITYFHHTVTWVPALDELVFLKVLLSGLFFGAVALLLVLTLEWIERSFKQWRIWKPWRAAAGGLLLVALTMVAGKAYLGLGLSGMEQAVQGEGLPPGAFLWKTLTTAVTLGSGGSGGILSPVFFIGAAAGDLWGQMMSMDRGTFAAIGMVAVLAGATNTPIAASVMAIELFGPLLASYAAVACVTSFLITGHRSVYPSQIIGVAKSESIQVDLESEIGQVVQIRRIARPQKLLFFLSGLYHRLRKSGH, encoded by the coding sequence TTGCACACGGGAAAAGAACCGATCGATGACCCGCCCGACCGGTCTCCGCAAGAGGGGAAGACAGGGATGCCCCTCCATCGCCGGATCATCCTCGAGCAGGGAACGCTTCTGCTCAGCCTTCTGAAGTGGACCGCCCTCGCCGCCTTCGTCGGCGCCCTCGTCGGCGCTTCCACAGCCCTTTTTCTCACCCTGCTTCAGCGGAGCATCGACTTCGCCGGCGGGTATTCTTATTTTTTTCTCCTCCTTCCGGCCGCCCTCTTCTTAAGCAGCCTGCTGGTCCAGCGCTTTGCCCCGCAAGCGGAAGGACACGGAACGGAGAAAGTCATCTGGGCCATTCATAAGCAAGAAGGCCGGATCGATCCGCGCGTGGTGCCGATCAAGCTCCTGGCGACGATCATCACCATCGCCTCCGGCGGCTCCGCCGGGAAAGAAGGTCCATGTGCCCAAATCGGCGCGGGGCTCGCCTCGGTCTTCTCGAACCTCATTCGCCTCTCCCCCTATGACCGGAAAAAACTGGTCATCTGCGGGATCGCGGGGGGGTTTGCCGGGGTCTTCGGCACGCCGATCGCCGGGGCCCTCTTTGCAGTCGAGGTCCTCTTTCTGGGGCAACTTCTTTATGACGTTCTTTATCCCTCCTTCGTGGCGGGGGTCGTGGCGTATCATGTCACCACCCGGCTGGGGATTACCTACTTTCATCATACGGTCACCTGGGTGCCGGCGCTTGATGAGCTGGTTTTCCTCAAGGTCCTTCTCTCCGGGCTTTTTTTCGGCGCCGTGGCCCTTCTCTTGGTTCTCACGCTGGAATGGATCGAGCGCTCGTTCAAACAATGGCGGATCTGGAAACCATGGAGAGCGGCCGCAGGAGGGCTCCTCTTGGTCGCGCTGACGATGGTCGCGGGGAAGGCCTATCTCGGTCTCGGGCTCTCCGGCATGGAACAGGCGGTCCAGGGAGAGGGTCTGCCGCCGGGCGCCTTCCTTTGGAAGACGTTGACGACGGCGGTGACCCTCGGATCGGGGGGGAGCGGGGGAATTTTATCGCCGGTTTTTTTTATCGGGGCCGCCGCCGGGGACCTGTGGGGACAGATGATGTCGATGGACCGGGGGACCTTCGCCGCCATCGGGATGGTGGCGGTTCTGGCCGGGGCGACGAATACCCCCATCGCCGCCTCCGTGATGGCGATCGAGCTCTTCGGCCCCCTCCTCGCCTCGTATGCCGCCGTCGCCTGCGTGACGAGCTTTCTAATCACGGGACATCGGAGCGTCTACCCCAGCCAGATCATCGGCGTCGCGAAGAGCGAGTCGATTCAGGTCGATCTGGAATCGGAGATCGGCCAGGTCGTCCAGATCCGGAGAATCGCGCGTCCCCAAAAATTGCTCTTCTTTCTCTCGGGTCTTTACCATCGTCTTCGGAAAAGCGGGCACTGA
- a CDS encoding DUF5985 family protein, with protein sequence MRMTQFLSGAIMMACWVIGLFFLRFWKKTEDRLFSIFAVAFWMLAVERIVLLIMNKENEVYSFVYIIRSIAFLLILWAIVDKNRSKNHL encoded by the coding sequence ATGCGGATGACTCAATTTTTGTCGGGCGCCATCATGATGGCTTGCTGGGTGATCGGGCTTTTCTTCCTCCGATTTTGGAAAAAGACGGAAGACCGGCTCTTCTCAATTTTCGCCGTCGCCTTCTGGATGCTGGCGGTCGAACGGATCGTTCTTTTGATCATGAACAAAGAAAATGAGGTCTACAGCTTTGTCTATATCATCCGCTCCATCGCGTTTCTTCTCATTTTGTGGGCCATTGTCGACAAGAATCGATCCAAAAATCACCTTTAA
- a CDS encoding AsmA-like C-terminal domain-containing protein — protein sequence MRSSFKGKKKALLWALLILGALAIVFFVLPQLLLNQWLIPSMKERFRQATGRTLSIDGARLSFGNGATLHLRDVTIEAKKGEAPAAKAKRVQIGFEPLPLFQKQINLEEVRLIEPTVRLRRTREGEWNIGDLLPREKRKKGEWQVRLGSGVVSVRNGTLLFTDRALPGAPVAWTATGIDATLRRPRPNGKIALHATAPAVWRGARRGEVASLQIDGTVGGAGEGAGFPPENAHLTATLTRFDSALIRPYLPSDRIPPFSAEKSRIMIDATGGNLLQPRDLLRSAQVRLKGESRGVTVNPPDLPPINIAQADWRYHDQKGHFKLIDTRLLDSRLPRTEGVLLDPLSHPKIHLETFGEVAVSDVARVMAERFGNRRLKKLEAKGRIETALVIKIPLESLPQTTFEGRLALRNGRLTPTASFRPIREIHGEARVEGKRLVVESLKGEWGEADLSATARMPNLYEEGIEFHLRADTLVWDQIRISKSERDQKKGPPSEPAPAKEKEPSRDPVEERGYAVGLIEIAHLVVKDYDFYAVESALIYQDRVLRLRETEAFFEDGIAKADFAQVYFRPDGSYALALTPRLSEIKIFEFLKDFGGGAETPVMSGKALVAGGLNTEGKNYQEFKENLRGSLAVYLDNGTIYRFETLARIFSLMNLFTLPEVNVEGIEYDAISGTLDIDEGKVSLNDAILYGEDVRIIADGEILLPERRFDLIMGVQVFRVVDEVLEEIPLAGPILLGEDRMFIAAYFDVKGAFINPYVDFRPLKTIREPTLGVLSRALTFPARPELFG from the coding sequence ATGAGATCGTCGTTCAAGGGTAAGAAAAAAGCGCTGCTGTGGGCCCTGCTCATTTTGGGGGCGCTCGCGATTGTCTTTTTTGTGCTGCCGCAGCTCCTCCTGAATCAATGGCTGATCCCTTCCATGAAGGAGCGCTTTCGGCAAGCGACCGGGCGGACCCTTTCGATCGACGGGGCGCGCCTCTCCTTCGGCAACGGGGCGACGCTCCACCTGCGGGATGTGACGATCGAAGCGAAGAAGGGGGAAGCGCCGGCGGCGAAGGCGAAGCGGGTGCAGATCGGCTTCGAGCCGCTCCCTCTTTTTCAGAAGCAGATCAATCTCGAGGAGGTCCGGCTGATCGAGCCGACCGTCCGTCTGCGCCGCACGCGGGAAGGGGAGTGGAACATCGGGGATCTCCTCCCGCGGGAGAAGCGGAAAAAAGGGGAGTGGCAGGTCCGGCTCGGATCGGGGGTCGTCTCCGTCCGGAACGGAACCCTCCTCTTTACCGACCGCGCGCTGCCGGGAGCGCCGGTGGCATGGACCGCGACGGGAATCGACGCGACGCTTCGCCGTCCCCGGCCGAACGGGAAGATCGCGCTGCACGCGACGGCGCCCGCCGTTTGGCGGGGGGCGCGCCGGGGAGAGGTCGCCTCCCTTCAGATCGACGGGACCGTCGGCGGAGCGGGGGAAGGGGCCGGCTTTCCCCCGGAGAACGCGCATCTGACGGCGACCCTGACCCGGTTTGATTCGGCCCTCATCCGGCCGTATCTTCCTTCCGACCGGATTCCCCCCTTCTCGGCCGAGAAAAGCCGGATCATGATCGATGCGACCGGCGGGAATCTCCTCCAACCCCGCGATCTGCTCCGTTCCGCTCAGGTTCGTCTGAAGGGGGAATCGCGCGGGGTGACCGTCAACCCGCCCGATCTTCCCCCGATCAACATCGCGCAGGCCGATTGGCGCTATCACGATCAAAAGGGGCATTTTAAGCTGATCGATACCCGACTGCTCGACTCCCGTCTCCCCCGGACCGAAGGGGTCCTGCTCGATCCGCTCTCTCATCCCAAAATCCATTTGGAAACGTTCGGCGAGGTCGCCGTCTCGGACGTCGCCCGGGTGATGGCGGAGCGGTTCGGGAACCGTCGGCTGAAGAAGCTGGAGGCGAAGGGGAGGATCGAGACCGCCCTCGTAATCAAGATCCCGCTGGAGTCTCTCCCTCAAACGACCTTCGAGGGGCGCCTTGCGCTTCGAAACGGGAGGCTGACCCCGACCGCGTCGTTCCGGCCGATCCGCGAAATCCACGGGGAGGCCCGGGTGGAGGGAAAGCGCCTGGTGGTCGAGTCGCTGAAGGGGGAATGGGGCGAAGCCGACCTTTCCGCCACGGCGCGGATGCCGAATCTCTATGAGGAAGGGATCGAGTTTCATCTGCGCGCCGACACGCTGGTTTGGGATCAGATCCGGATCTCAAAAAGTGAAAGAGACCAAAAGAAGGGGCCCCCTTCCGAGCCGGCCCCCGCGAAGGAAAAAGAGCCGTCCCGCGATCCCGTAGAGGAGCGGGGATACGCGGTCGGCCTGATTGAAATCGCGCATCTGGTTGTCAAAGATTATGATTTCTACGCCGTGGAGAGCGCGCTGATCTATCAAGACCGGGTCTTGCGGCTTCGCGAGACGGAGGCGTTTTTTGAAGACGGAATCGCAAAGGCCGACTTCGCGCAGGTTTATTTTCGCCCCGACGGCTCCTACGCGCTGGCGCTGACGCCGCGGCTGTCGGAGATCAAGATCTTCGAGTTTTTGAAAGACTTCGGCGGCGGCGCCGAGACCCCGGTCATGTCGGGAAAAGCGCTGGTCGCCGGCGGGCTCAACACCGAGGGGAAGAACTATCAGGAGTTCAAGGAAAACCTCCGGGGGTCGCTGGCGGTCTATCTCGACAATGGGACGATCTATCGGTTCGAGACCCTGGCCCGGATCTTTTCGCTGATGAACCTGTTCACTCTGCCGGAAGTGAACGTGGAAGGGATCGAGTATGACGCCATCTCCGGGACGCTCGATATCGATGAAGGAAAAGTCTCGCTGAACGATGCGATCCTCTACGGAGAGGATGTCCGGATCATCGCCGACGGCGAAATCCTCCTTCCCGAGCGGCGATTCGATTTGATCATGGGGGTGCAGGTCTTCAGGGTCGTCGACGAAGTCCTGGAAGAGATTCCCCTGGCGGGGCCGATCCTCCTCGGAGAAGACCGGATGTTCATCGCCGCCTACTTCGACGTGAAGGGGGCGTTCATCAACCCATACGTCGATTTCCGGCCGTTGAAGACGATCCGGGAGCCGACGCTGGGGGTCTTGAGCCGGGCGCTGACCTTTCCGGCCCGGCCCGAGCTCTTCGGGTGA
- a CDS encoding YetF domain-containing protein produces the protein MQRIFFDNWAGVVRTLIIGIFAYAALVLLLRISGKRTLSKMNAFDLVVTVALGSTLATILLSKNVALVEGILAFVLLIGLQYLVAWASVHSPFVRRIVKSEPALLFYRGEFLGEAMRRERVTEGEVRAAIRAEGFANLSEIEAVVLETDGTFSVVQRAARGEASSLSNVSRPPESLSDRYRRAGNE, from the coding sequence CTGCAACGAATTTTCTTCGACAACTGGGCGGGGGTCGTCCGCACCCTGATCATCGGCATCTTCGCCTATGCGGCCCTCGTTCTTCTGCTCCGGATCTCCGGAAAGCGGACTTTATCGAAGATGAATGCCTTCGATCTGGTGGTGACCGTCGCTCTCGGATCGACCCTGGCGACGATTCTCCTCTCGAAGAATGTCGCCCTCGTTGAAGGAATTCTCGCCTTCGTCCTTCTCATCGGCTTACAGTATCTCGTCGCTTGGGCTTCGGTTCACTCTCCGTTTGTCCGGCGGATCGTGAAGAGCGAGCCGGCGCTGCTGTTTTACCGGGGGGAGTTTCTCGGGGAAGCGATGCGCCGGGAACGGGTGACCGAAGGGGAAGTGCGCGCGGCGATCCGAGCGGAAGGATTCGCGAATCTTTCGGAGATCGAAGCGGTCGTGCTGGAGACCGACGGCACCTTCAGCGTCGTTCAAAGAGCGGCGCGCGGCGAAGCATCGAGTCTTTCGAACGTCTCCCGGCCCCCGGAGAGCCTGTCCGACCGATACAGGCGGGCGGGGAATGAATAA